A window of the Parabacteroides merdae ATCC 43184 genome harbors these coding sequences:
- a CDS encoding TonB-dependent receptor, whose amino-acid sequence MNYYLYCLRRFARLILLLWIVFRIAPLAAQDRAARLDFQVRKATLDTFVRQLEDSTGFSFIYGEKVQLRQPVTLDVRQKTIEEILQYAFGQEAITFKISGTHILLGERPVSRKYTVSGYITDSISSETLIGANILESSCHTGTSTNPFGFYSLTLPEGETGLFFSYLGYETKHCRFLLSRDTVMNIRLQTNNQLSEIIVLSDKKETGIRATGMGTLDIPMTQIKNTPAILGEADILKTIQLMPGVQAGTEGFSGLYVRGGGPDQNLILLDGIPIYNADHMLGVFSIFTPEAMKKVTLFKGSFPARYGGRLSSIVDIRTNDGDMQNYHGTVSIGLLTSKLHFEGPILKDKTSFCLTGRRTYLDLVARPFLPEDKKYNYYFYDINTKVNHKFSDRSRLFLSFYKGKDHYDYKQDKEYDGYSNNYGASMYFYNSQIDFNWGNTIAAGRWNYVFNSKLFSNTTVAYNHYQMSMADAYRKDIIETDKNGNLITDKNESYVYNSDYRSGIHDWSFHTDFDYMPVPDHHVKFGVSYLYHTFRPEVTTSRVKEAADGQTAQDTVYNDSSNSYLHGHEFSFYTEDNADIGDRLSLNAGIHLSLFSTQGKGYLSAQPRLSARYRFHDGFAAKASFTQMEQYVHLLSSSPISLPIDLWVPVTKNIRPMRSYQYAVGGYYTGVEGWEFSLESYYKDMHNVLEYQDGATFFGSSGGWQEKVEMGRGRSFGLEILAQKTIGKTTGWLGYTIAKSDRQFKDGTVNNGERFPYKYDRRHNINLCVNHTFSKKTDIGITWIFNTGGTATVAEQRTGTASGNLIDYISHRNNYRLPVSHRLNLSINFHKKLRHGMQTWNISVYNAYNAMTPNLIYKEEEYIGVEHIKPDGSHETAWKRKTKLIKQTLLPCVPSITYTYRF is encoded by the coding sequence ATGAATTATTACCTATATTGTCTCCGCCGGTTCGCCCGGCTTATTCTTCTATTATGGATAGTTTTCAGAATTGCGCCGCTCGCTGCACAAGACCGGGCGGCGCGTCTGGACTTCCAGGTCCGGAAGGCAACACTGGACACTTTTGTCCGCCAGTTAGAGGACTCCACCGGCTTCTCGTTTATCTATGGTGAAAAGGTACAGCTGCGGCAGCCTGTTACCCTTGATGTCCGTCAGAAGACCATCGAGGAAATCCTGCAATATGCATTTGGTCAGGAAGCGATAACGTTTAAAATCTCCGGCACACACATCTTGTTAGGAGAGCGTCCTGTTTCCCGTAAATATACGGTCAGCGGATATATTACCGATTCCATATCGTCAGAAACGCTGATTGGTGCAAATATTTTGGAATCCAGCTGTCATACCGGGACTTCAACAAATCCTTTCGGGTTTTACAGCTTGACCTTGCCGGAAGGAGAGACCGGACTTTTCTTTTCGTATTTAGGATATGAGACCAAGCATTGCCGTTTTCTGTTAAGTCGGGATACTGTAATGAACATCCGTTTGCAGACCAATAACCAGTTGTCGGAAATCATCGTTCTTTCCGACAAAAAAGAGACAGGCATTCGGGCAACGGGTATGGGTACGTTAGACATCCCGATGACGCAGATCAAGAATACTCCGGCCATCTTAGGAGAGGCCGATATCCTCAAAACGATCCAGTTGATGCCAGGTGTACAGGCTGGAACGGAAGGTTTCAGCGGGTTGTATGTACGGGGTGGTGGACCGGATCAGAACTTGATCCTTCTGGATGGTATCCCCATCTATAATGCCGACCATATGTTGGGCGTGTTTTCCATCTTCACTCCGGAAGCCATGAAAAAGGTTACGCTTTTCAAAGGTTCATTTCCAGCCCGTTATGGCGGCCGTCTGTCTTCTATCGTGGATATCCGGACAAACGACGGCGATATGCAGAATTATCACGGTACGGTCAGCATTGGCCTGTTGACCAGTAAGCTACACTTCGAAGGTCCGATCTTGAAAGATAAAACATCCTTTTGTCTGACCGGCCGTCGCACCTATCTTGACCTGGTAGCAAGGCCATTCCTTCCGGAGGACAAAAAATACAATTACTATTTCTATGATATCAATACCAAGGTGAACCATAAATTTTCCGATCGCAGTCGTCTGTTTCTCAGTTTCTACAAAGGAAAAGACCATTACGACTACAAACAGGATAAGGAATATGACGGCTATTCGAATAACTATGGGGCGAGTATGTACTTCTACAACAGTCAGATCGATTTCAACTGGGGGAACACAATTGCCGCCGGACGGTGGAATTATGTCTTCAACAGTAAATTATTCAGCAATACGACCGTGGCATACAACCACTATCAGATGAGCATGGCGGACGCTTATCGGAAAGACATCATCGAGACGGATAAAAACGGCAATCTGATAACGGATAAAAACGAATCGTATGTCTATAATTCCGATTACCGTTCCGGTATACACGATTGGAGTTTTCATACGGACTTCGATTATATGCCCGTCCCTGACCATCATGTCAAGTTCGGTGTTTCTTATCTGTATCATACCTTCCGACCGGAGGTGACGACCTCGCGTGTGAAAGAAGCTGCAGACGGGCAGACGGCACAGGATACCGTCTACAACGATTCCTCGAACAGCTATTTGCACGGGCACGAGTTTTCGTTTTATACCGAAGACAATGCCGATATCGGCGACCGTCTGAGCTTGAATGCCGGCATTCATCTCTCCTTGTTTTCCACACAAGGGAAAGGCTATCTGTCGGCACAGCCTCGTCTTTCTGCGCGTTATCGCTTTCATGACGGTTTTGCGGCAAAGGCTTCTTTTACACAAATGGAACAGTATGTGCACCTGCTGTCATCCTCGCCGATTTCGTTGCCGATCGATTTATGGGTTCCGGTTACTAAAAACATCCGTCCGATGCGCTCCTACCAGTATGCTGTCGGTGGTTATTATACCGGTGTGGAAGGATGGGAGTTCTCTCTAGAAAGCTATTATAAAGATATGCATAATGTATTGGAATACCAGGATGGCGCTACCTTTTTCGGATCATCCGGCGGATGGCAGGAGAAGGTGGAGATGGGACGTGGCCGCTCTTTCGGCTTGGAGATTTTAGCCCAGAAGACGATCGGTAAAACGACAGGATGGTTGGGGTATACGATCGCCAAGAGTGATCGCCAGTTCAAGGACGGGACGGTCAACAACGGCGAACGTTTTCCTTATAAATACGATCGCCGCCACAACATCAACCTCTGTGTAAACCATACTTTCAGCAAGAAAACGGATATAGGGATCACTTGGATTTTTAATACGGGCGGAACGGCTACGGTTGCTGAACAGCGTACAGGGACGGCATCTGGTAACTTGATTGATTACATTTCCCATCGAAACAATTACCGCCTTCCTGTCAGCCACCGGTTGAATCTGAGCATCAATTTCCATAAAAAATTGCGCCACGGCATGCAGACTTGGAATATTTCGGTCTATAACGCCTATAATGCCATGACTCCGAATCTTATCTATAAAGAAGAAGAATATATCGGAGTAGAGCATATTAAGCCGGATGGTAGCCATGAGACGGCCTGGAAGCGGAAAACGAAGCTGATAAAGCAAACGCTTCTGCCTTGTGTTCCATCGATTACCTATACATACCGGTTTTAA
- a CDS encoding FecR family protein, translated as MEPSHDHIEKTLDKLVASTRSPRGRYSASESWKLLERRLVPPRTKRLRLFRLAGVVAASVLLCFASWFIYDYWKPVAMQTVSAGAAISVITLPDQTKVTLNRYSSLTYPDRFKEDRREVQLQGEAYFEVEKDARHPFVVKADPVEVEVLGTHFNVEAYPGDAEVKTTLLEGSVAVNAPAVSSRITLSPGESAIYNRADKTLQEEKTKENNTATGWRDGHFHFDYLPLQEIARELSNAFHVKIKITDEDIKDFRIRAHFTEGESLDQMLDLLQPAGNFSYSKTNDTILIHSKLN; from the coding sequence ATGGAACCTTCACACGATCATATAGAAAAGACACTGGACAAGCTTGTCGCCTCCACACGTTCACCTCGTGGGCGCTATTCCGCTTCCGAAAGTTGGAAATTGTTGGAGAGGCGGCTCGTTCCTCCCCGGACAAAGAGGCTGAGACTGTTCCGTCTGGCGGGAGTCGTTGCTGCATCCGTCCTGCTTTGCTTTGCAAGTTGGTTCATCTATGATTATTGGAAGCCGGTAGCGATGCAAACTGTTTCAGCCGGTGCAGCCATATCGGTAATTACTTTGCCGGACCAGACGAAGGTGACGCTGAACCGCTATTCCTCTTTGACTTACCCGGATCGTTTCAAGGAGGATAGGAGGGAAGTACAATTACAGGGAGAAGCTTATTTCGAAGTGGAGAAAGATGCCCGGCATCCCTTTGTTGTGAAAGCGGACCCAGTCGAGGTCGAAGTGCTCGGAACACATTTTAATGTTGAAGCCTATCCCGGAGATGCAGAGGTGAAGACAACTTTGTTGGAAGGTTCTGTCGCTGTCAATGCGCCGGCTGTTTCCAGCCGGATTACGCTTTCTCCCGGAGAAAGCGCGATTTATAATCGAGCAGATAAAACACTACAGGAAGAAAAAACAAAAGAAAATAATACGGCTACCGGTTGGCGCGACGGCCATTTTCATTTTGATTATCTGCCGTTGCAGGAGATTGCACGAGAGTTGTCGAATGCTTTTCATGTGAAAATCAAAATTACGGATGAAGATATAAAGGATTTTCGTATCAGGGCGCATTTTACTGAAGGTGAGAGCTTGGATCAGATGCTCGATCTGCTCCAGCCAGCCGGTAATTTCAGTTATTCAAAGACAAATGATACGATCTTGATTCATTCTAAACTTAACTAA
- the trpB gene encoding tryptophan synthase subunit beta — MKTYQVDENGYYGEFGGAYVPEILHQCVENLQKKYLEVLESDSFKNEFNQLLRDYVGRPSPLYQAKRLSEMYGCKIYLKREDLNHTGAHKINNTIGQILLARRMGKTRIIAETGAGQHGVATATVCALMNMECIVYMGKTDVERQHANVQKMEMLGATVIPVTSGNMTLKDATNEAIRDWCCHPSDTYYIIGSTVGPHPYPDMVARLQSVISEEIKKQLSEQEGRDYPDYLIACVGGGSNAAGTIYHFIDDERVKIVLAEAGGLGITTGQSAATIQLGKKGIIHGARTLVIQNEDGQIEEPYSISAGLDYPGIGPIHANLSETHRATILAINDDEALDAAFCLTRIEGIIPALESAHALGALPKIKFKPEDVVVLTVSGRGDKDMETYIKYKLKNEK; from the coding sequence ATGAAAACGTATCAAGTTGACGAAAATGGGTATTATGGTGAGTTTGGAGGAGCATATGTGCCCGAAATACTTCACCAATGTGTGGAAAACTTGCAGAAGAAGTATCTGGAAGTATTGGAAAGCGACAGTTTCAAGAATGAATTCAACCAGTTACTTCGGGACTATGTCGGCCGCCCTTCTCCTCTCTATCAGGCAAAAAGGCTGAGTGAGATGTATGGCTGCAAGATATATCTGAAGCGTGAAGACCTGAACCATACCGGCGCTCATAAGATCAACAACACGATCGGACAGATCTTGTTGGCCCGCCGGATGGGAAAAACCCGTATCATAGCCGAGACGGGAGCCGGACAGCACGGCGTGGCAACCGCTACCGTCTGTGCGTTGATGAATATGGAATGTATCGTTTATATGGGCAAGACGGATGTGGAACGCCAACATGCAAACGTGCAGAAAATGGAGATGTTGGGCGCGACGGTCATCCCCGTAACTTCTGGCAACATGACACTGAAAGATGCGACCAATGAAGCGATCCGCGACTGGTGCTGCCATCCTTCCGACACATATTACATCATCGGGTCGACAGTCGGCCCCCATCCTTATCCGGATATGGTGGCACGTTTGCAATCCGTTATCAGCGAAGAGATTAAAAAGCAGTTGTCGGAGCAGGAAGGACGTGACTATCCGGATTATCTGATCGCCTGTGTAGGTGGCGGAAGCAACGCTGCCGGAACGATCTATCATTTTATTGATGATGAACGGGTAAAAATCGTTCTTGCCGAAGCGGGCGGTTTGGGAATTACGACCGGACAAAGCGCAGCAACCATCCAATTAGGCAAGAAAGGTATCATACATGGAGCGCGCACATTAGTGATACAAAACGAGGACGGGCAAATCGAAGAGCCTTATTCCATCTCTGCCGGACTGGACTATCCGGGTATCGGACCGATCCACGCCAACCTGTCAGAAACTCACCGGGCTACGATTCTTGCCATCAATGATGACGAAGCGCTAGATGCGGCTTTTTGCCTGACGCGCATCGAGGGAATTATTCCGGCACTTGAAAGTGCGCATGCATTAGGGGCGTTGCCTAAGATAAAATTCAAACCGGAAGATGTCGTTGTCCTGACGGTATCGGGCCGGGGAGATAAGGATATGGAGACTTATATTAAGTATAAATTGAAAAACGAGAAGTGA